Proteins encoded in a region of the Nicotiana tomentosiformis chromosome 9, ASM39032v3, whole genome shotgun sequence genome:
- the LOC104097132 gene encoding uncharacterized protein, whose protein sequence is MRDFPSCFGENGVQVADASCSAVGGVTKTPQNLVTCVYQCKLLGKSCLITIVWTKSLMGQCLSVEIDDMSHQCLCKVDVKPSLFSKRKGSRSLEVNSCKIDLHWDFSLGKFGSGPEPIEGYYLALVCKGQMVLVIGDLRKEAFKKTNATPSFSNAMFISKREHIFGKRVFGTKAQFCYTGPIHDITIECDSNGIDDPCLLVRIDSKTVMQVKHLRWKFRGNYTVLIDGLPVEVFWDVHNWLFSSNFGNAVFMFQTCLSAEKLWTTQTLSDLSVMPWSYTESFSNSKSSGLGFSLVLYVWKNE, encoded by the coding sequence ATGAGGGACTTCCCATCTTGTTTTGGTGAAAATGGGGTTCAAGTTGCTGATGCTTCTTGTTCAGCTGTTGGGGGTGTGACTAAAACCCCACAGAATTTAGTCACATGTGTTTATCAGTGTAAACTACTTGGGAAATCTTGTCTGATCACTATTGTTTGGACCAAGAGTTTGATGGGTCAATGCCTTAGTGTTGAAATTGATGATATGTCTCATCAGTGTCTTTGTAAAGTTGATGTAAAGCCTTCTCTCTTCTCCAAAAGAAAAGGGTCAAGGTCTTTAGAAGTAAATTCTTGTAAAATTGACCTACATTGGGACTTTTCACTAGGCAAGTTTGGATCTGGGCCAGAGCCTATTGAAGGGTATTATTTAGCTCTAGTTTGCAAAGGACAAATGGTTTTGGTCATTGGGGATCTGAGGAAAGAAGCATTTAAAAAGACTAATGCAACTCCTAGTTTTTCAAATGCAATGTTCATTTCTAAAAGAGAGCACATATTTGGGAAGAGGGTATTTGGTACAAAGGCTCAATTTTGTTATACAGGTCCAATTCATGACATTACAATTGAATGTGACTCTAATGGCATTGACGATCCGTGTCTTTTGGTCCGTATTGACTCTAAAACTGTAATGCAAGTGAAGCATTTGCGGTGGAAGTTTCGCGGTAACTATACTGTTTTAATTGATGGACTCCCTGTTGAAGTCTTTTGGGATGTTCATAACTGGTTGTTCAGTAGCAATTTTGGGAATGCAGTGTTCATGTTTCAAACTTGTTTATCGGCCGAGAAGTTGTGGACCACACAAACTTTGTCGGATCTCTCTGTGATGCCTTGGTCTTACACAGAGAGTTTCAGCAATTCCAAATCATCTGGTTTGGGTTTTTCTTTGGTTTTGTATGTTTGGAAGAACGAGTAA
- the LOC138898677 gene encoding uncharacterized protein, producing the protein MDDVIENPNNRNNANDPNNQGVVPLVPEAALQLNVTPEAIKLLLFPFSVTGEAQTWLNSLPINSITTREKLVKKFVNKFYPPNKTAKQIDEILSFRQRATETLQETWERFKGMLVKCPHHGIIEQMLGQRFYMGLADSLKANVDASIVRQDDGFTELKGMMDSNNRMLQQLIGSSGKMQERVDSHESVIKGIEVQLGHISMDLNNRPQETLPADTQINPKDQGLKQLMVVSLQNGRDLDLEEEIARESRPTETLVPVPIEIDDSTGLIEVTIQHAQESTSKEKEVAKETEVAQETIVEAVPEQDKTQITRKKRPPAQFPQRLAKYHKDEQYKKFMEMLKQIQVNIPLIDALREMPGYAKMMKDLMPRKFHFQDLSTQTCSAVMTRPIAEKLSDLRSFTIPCTIGSYAFAKALCDLGQE; encoded by the exons ATGGATgacgtaatagaaaatccaaataacagaaataatgcgaatgacccgaacaatcagggtgtggtgcctcttgtgccagaagcagcCTT GCAACTTAATGTGACACCGGAAGCAATAAAGTTGTTATTGTTTCCATTTTCGGTGACAGGAGAGGCTCAGACGTGGCTCAATTCACTtcccataaactccatcactactCGGGAGAAATTAGTCAAGAAATTTGTaaacaagttctacccacccaataagactgccaaacaaattgatgagatattgagcttcaggcagagagcaacagaaacactacaagaaacatgggagaggttcaagggtatgctggttaagtgtccacatcatggcattATAGAGCAAATGTTGGGGCAGaggttctacatgggattggcagacagcttaaaggccaatgttgatgcttca ATTgtgagacaagatgatgggttCACTGAACTTAAGGGAATGATGGACAGCAACAACAGAATGTTGCAACAACTGATTGGGTCCTCTGGAAAAATGCAAGAGAGAGTAGACTCACATGAATCAGTGATAAAGGGTATTGAGGTTCAATTAGGACATATTTCTATGGATCTAAACAATCGTCCCCAAGAGACGTTACCTGCAGATACACAAATCAATCCAAAAGATCAGGGCCTGAAACAGCTTATGGTAGTGAGTCTACaaaatggtagagacctagatctggaGGAAGAGATTGCTcgcgaaagccgacctactgaaaCACTTGTTCCAGTACCCATTGAGATCGATGATTCAACAGGGTTAATTGAGGTGACGATACAACATGCACAAGAGAgcacaagcaaagaaaaagaggttgcgAAAGAGACTGAGGTAGCACAAGAAACGATAGTAGAAGCAGTGCCTGAGCAAGATaaaactcaaatcacaagaaAGAAGCGACCTCCAGCACAATTCCCGCAAAGATTAGCAAAATATCATAAGGACGAGCaatataagaaattcatggagatgttgaaACAAATACAGGTGAACATTCCACTGATTGATGCGTTGCGAGAGATGCCTGGTTATGCCAAAATGATGAAAGATTTAATGCCTCGAAAATTCCACTTCCAAGACCTGTCCACACAGACCTGTAGTGCAGTCATGAcgagacccatagctgagaagttatcAGACCTAAGGAgcttcacaatcccatgcacgaTAGGAagctatgcttttgctaaagcattgtgtgatttaGGGCAAgaataa